In Pungitius pungitius chromosome 2, fPunPun2.1, whole genome shotgun sequence, a single window of DNA contains:
- the csnk1a1 gene encoding casein kinase I isoform X4 — protein MASSSGSKAEFIVGGKYKLVRKIGSGSFGDIYLAINITNGEEVAVKLESQKARHPQLLYESKLYKILQGGVGIPHIRWYGQEKDYNVLVMDLLGPSLEDLFNFCSRRFTMKTVLMLADQMISRIEYVHTKNFIHRDIKPDNFLMGIGRHCNKCLDSSVAKRKRSLAVSSSQDPSFSGLNQLFLIDFGLAKKYRDNRTRQHIPYREDKNLTGTARYASINAHLGIEQSRRDDMESLGYVLMYFNRTSLPWQGLKAATKKQKYEKISEKKMSTPVEVLCKGFPAEFAMYLNYCRGLRFEEAPDYMYLRQLFRILFRTLNHQYDYTFDWTMLKQKAAQQGATTGGQGQQAQTPTGKQTDKPKPNMKG, from the exons ATGGCGAGCAGCAGTGGCTCCAAGGCCGAATTCATAGTCGGTGGAAAATACAAGCTTGTCAGAAAAATTGGATCGGGATCCTTTGGTGACATATATCTGGCCATCAACATCACGAATGGAGAG GAGGTAGCTGTAAAATTGGAATCACAGAAAGCCAGACATCCACAGCTGTTATACGAAAGCAAGCTGTATAAAATCCTACAAGGTGGTGTCGGGATTCCACACATCAG ATGGTATGGCCAAGAGAAGGACTACAATGTCCTAGTCATGGACCTGCTTGGGCCCAGTCTGGAGGACCTCTTCAACTTCTGTTCTCGCCGCTTCACCATGAAGACGGTCCTTATGCTGGCAGACCAG atgATCAGCAGAATTGAGTATGTACACACAAAGAACTTCATCCACAGAGATATCAAACCAGACAACTTTCTCATGGGCATCGGCCGTCACTGTAACAAG TGTTTAGACTCGTCAGTCGCGAAGAGGAAAAGAAGCTTGGCTGTTAGCTCTTCTCAGGACCCATCTTTCTCAGGATTAAACCAG TTGTTCCTTATTGACTTTGGTTTGGCGAAGAAGTATCGAGACAACCGAACACGACAGCACATCCCTTACAGAGAAGACAAGAACCTGACTGGCACAGCCCGCTATGCCTCCATCAACGCACACCTGGGCATTGAACAGAG TCGCCGTGATGACATGGAGTCGCTAGGCTACGTGTTGATGTACTTCAACAGAACCAGTTTGCCATGGCAGGGACTAAAG GCTGCCACAAAGAAGCAGAAGTATGAGAAGATCTCGGAGAAAAAGATGTCCACCCCCGTTGAGGTCCTCTGTAAG GGTTTCCCAGCAGAGTTTGCTATGTATCTGAACTACTGCCGTGGCTTACGCTTTGAGGAGGCTCCAGACTACATGTACCTGCGCCAGCTTTTCCGCATCCTTTTCAG gaCCCTGAACCACCAGTATGACTACACATTTGACTGGACCATGCTGAAACAGAAAGCAGCCCAGCAGGGGGCCACCACCGGGGGCCAGGGCCAGCAGGCACAAACCCCCACAGGCAAGCAAACTGACAAACCCAAGCCTAACATGAAAGGTTAG
- the csnk1a1 gene encoding casein kinase I isoform X3 yields MASSSGSKAEFIVGGKYKLVRKIGSGSFGDIYLAINITNGEEVAVKLESQKARHPQLLYESKLYKILQGGVGIPHIRWYGQEKDYNVLVMDLLGPSLEDLFNFCSRRFTMKTVLMLADQMISRIEYVHTKNFIHRDIKPDNFLMGIGRHCNKCLDSSVAKRKRSLAVSSSQDPSFSGLNQLFLIDFGLAKKYRDNRTRQHIPYREDKNLTGTARYASINAHLGIEQSRRDDMESLGYVLMYFNRTSLPWQGLKAATKKQKYEKISEKKMSTPVEVLCKGFPAEFAMYLNYCRGLRFEEAPDYMYLRQLFRILFRTLNHQYDYTFDWTMLKQKAAQQGATTGGQGQQAQTPTGKQTDKPKPNMKGF; encoded by the exons ATGGCGAGCAGCAGTGGCTCCAAGGCCGAATTCATAGTCGGTGGAAAATACAAGCTTGTCAGAAAAATTGGATCGGGATCCTTTGGTGACATATATCTGGCCATCAACATCACGAATGGAGAG GAGGTAGCTGTAAAATTGGAATCACAGAAAGCCAGACATCCACAGCTGTTATACGAAAGCAAGCTGTATAAAATCCTACAAGGTGGTGTCGGGATTCCACACATCAG ATGGTATGGCCAAGAGAAGGACTACAATGTCCTAGTCATGGACCTGCTTGGGCCCAGTCTGGAGGACCTCTTCAACTTCTGTTCTCGCCGCTTCACCATGAAGACGGTCCTTATGCTGGCAGACCAG atgATCAGCAGAATTGAGTATGTACACACAAAGAACTTCATCCACAGAGATATCAAACCAGACAACTTTCTCATGGGCATCGGCCGTCACTGTAACAAG TGTTTAGACTCGTCAGTCGCGAAGAGGAAAAGAAGCTTGGCTGTTAGCTCTTCTCAGGACCCATCTTTCTCAGGATTAAACCAG TTGTTCCTTATTGACTTTGGTTTGGCGAAGAAGTATCGAGACAACCGAACACGACAGCACATCCCTTACAGAGAAGACAAGAACCTGACTGGCACAGCCCGCTATGCCTCCATCAACGCACACCTGGGCATTGAACAGAG TCGCCGTGATGACATGGAGTCGCTAGGCTACGTGTTGATGTACTTCAACAGAACCAGTTTGCCATGGCAGGGACTAAAG GCTGCCACAAAGAAGCAGAAGTATGAGAAGATCTCGGAGAAAAAGATGTCCACCCCCGTTGAGGTCCTCTGTAAG GGTTTCCCAGCAGAGTTTGCTATGTATCTGAACTACTGCCGTGGCTTACGCTTTGAGGAGGCTCCAGACTACATGTACCTGCGCCAGCTTTTCCGCATCCTTTTCAG gaCCCTGAACCACCAGTATGACTACACATTTGACTGGACCATGCTGAAACAGAAAGCAGCCCAGCAGGGGGCCACCACCGGGGGCCAGGGCCAGCAGGCACAAACCCCCACAGGCAAGCAAACTGACAAACCCAAGCCTAACATGAAAG
- the csnk1a1 gene encoding casein kinase I isoform X1, with protein sequence MASSSGSKAEFIVGGKYKLVRKIGSGSFGDIYLAINITNGEEVAVKLESQKARHPQLLYESKLYKILQGGVGIPHIRWYGQEKDYNVLVMDLLGPSLEDLFNFCSRRFTMKTVLMLADQMISRIEYVHTKNFIHRDIKPDNFLMGIGRHCNKCLDSSVAKRKRSLAVSSSQDPSFSGLNQLFLIDFGLAKKYRDNRTRQHIPYREDKNLTGTARYASINAHLGIEQSRRDDMESLGYVLMYFNRTSLPWQGLKAATKKQKYEKISEKKMSTPVEVLCKGFPAEFAMYLNYCRGLRFEEAPDYMYLRQLFRILFRTLNHQYDYTFDWTMLKQKAAQQGATTGGQGQQAQTPTGKQTDKPKPNMKVEQSVMAVAKNNCFEDLKST encoded by the exons ATGGCGAGCAGCAGTGGCTCCAAGGCCGAATTCATAGTCGGTGGAAAATACAAGCTTGTCAGAAAAATTGGATCGGGATCCTTTGGTGACATATATCTGGCCATCAACATCACGAATGGAGAG GAGGTAGCTGTAAAATTGGAATCACAGAAAGCCAGACATCCACAGCTGTTATACGAAAGCAAGCTGTATAAAATCCTACAAGGTGGTGTCGGGATTCCACACATCAG ATGGTATGGCCAAGAGAAGGACTACAATGTCCTAGTCATGGACCTGCTTGGGCCCAGTCTGGAGGACCTCTTCAACTTCTGTTCTCGCCGCTTCACCATGAAGACGGTCCTTATGCTGGCAGACCAG atgATCAGCAGAATTGAGTATGTACACACAAAGAACTTCATCCACAGAGATATCAAACCAGACAACTTTCTCATGGGCATCGGCCGTCACTGTAACAAG TGTTTAGACTCGTCAGTCGCGAAGAGGAAAAGAAGCTTGGCTGTTAGCTCTTCTCAGGACCCATCTTTCTCAGGATTAAACCAG TTGTTCCTTATTGACTTTGGTTTGGCGAAGAAGTATCGAGACAACCGAACACGACAGCACATCCCTTACAGAGAAGACAAGAACCTGACTGGCACAGCCCGCTATGCCTCCATCAACGCACACCTGGGCATTGAACAGAG TCGCCGTGATGACATGGAGTCGCTAGGCTACGTGTTGATGTACTTCAACAGAACCAGTTTGCCATGGCAGGGACTAAAG GCTGCCACAAAGAAGCAGAAGTATGAGAAGATCTCGGAGAAAAAGATGTCCACCCCCGTTGAGGTCCTCTGTAAG GGTTTCCCAGCAGAGTTTGCTATGTATCTGAACTACTGCCGTGGCTTACGCTTTGAGGAGGCTCCAGACTACATGTACCTGCGCCAGCTTTTCCGCATCCTTTTCAG gaCCCTGAACCACCAGTATGACTACACATTTGACTGGACCATGCTGAAACAGAAAGCAGCCCAGCAGGGGGCCACCACCGGGGGCCAGGGCCAGCAGGCACAAACCCCCACAGGCAAGCAAACTGACAAACCCAAGCCTAACATGAAAG
- the csnk1a1 gene encoding casein kinase I isoform X5 produces MASSSGSKAEFIVGGKYKLVRKIGSGSFGDIYLAINITNGEEVAVKLESQKARHPQLLYESKLYKILQGGVGIPHIRWYGQEKDYNVLVMDLLGPSLEDLFNFCSRRFTMKTVLMLADQMISRIEYVHTKNFIHRDIKPDNFLMGIGRHCNKLFLIDFGLAKKYRDNRTRQHIPYREDKNLTGTARYASINAHLGIEQSRRDDMESLGYVLMYFNRTSLPWQGLKAATKKQKYEKISEKKMSTPVEVLCKGFPAEFAMYLNYCRGLRFEEAPDYMYLRQLFRILFRTLNHQYDYTFDWTMLKQKAAQQGATTGGQGQQAQTPTGKQTDKPKPNMKVEQSVMAVAKNNCFEDLKST; encoded by the exons ATGGCGAGCAGCAGTGGCTCCAAGGCCGAATTCATAGTCGGTGGAAAATACAAGCTTGTCAGAAAAATTGGATCGGGATCCTTTGGTGACATATATCTGGCCATCAACATCACGAATGGAGAG GAGGTAGCTGTAAAATTGGAATCACAGAAAGCCAGACATCCACAGCTGTTATACGAAAGCAAGCTGTATAAAATCCTACAAGGTGGTGTCGGGATTCCACACATCAG ATGGTATGGCCAAGAGAAGGACTACAATGTCCTAGTCATGGACCTGCTTGGGCCCAGTCTGGAGGACCTCTTCAACTTCTGTTCTCGCCGCTTCACCATGAAGACGGTCCTTATGCTGGCAGACCAG atgATCAGCAGAATTGAGTATGTACACACAAAGAACTTCATCCACAGAGATATCAAACCAGACAACTTTCTCATGGGCATCGGCCGTCACTGTAACAAG TTGTTCCTTATTGACTTTGGTTTGGCGAAGAAGTATCGAGACAACCGAACACGACAGCACATCCCTTACAGAGAAGACAAGAACCTGACTGGCACAGCCCGCTATGCCTCCATCAACGCACACCTGGGCATTGAACAGAG TCGCCGTGATGACATGGAGTCGCTAGGCTACGTGTTGATGTACTTCAACAGAACCAGTTTGCCATGGCAGGGACTAAAG GCTGCCACAAAGAAGCAGAAGTATGAGAAGATCTCGGAGAAAAAGATGTCCACCCCCGTTGAGGTCCTCTGTAAG GGTTTCCCAGCAGAGTTTGCTATGTATCTGAACTACTGCCGTGGCTTACGCTTTGAGGAGGCTCCAGACTACATGTACCTGCGCCAGCTTTTCCGCATCCTTTTCAG gaCCCTGAACCACCAGTATGACTACACATTTGACTGGACCATGCTGAAACAGAAAGCAGCCCAGCAGGGGGCCACCACCGGGGGCCAGGGCCAGCAGGCACAAACCCCCACAGGCAAGCAAACTGACAAACCCAAGCCTAACATGAAAG
- the csnk1a1 gene encoding casein kinase I isoform X6: MASSSGSKAEFIVGGKYKLVRKIGSGSFGDIYLAINITNGEEVAVKLESQKARHPQLLYESKLYKILQGGVGIPHIRWYGQEKDYNVLVMDLLGPSLEDLFNFCSRRFTMKTVLMLADQMISRIEYVHTKNFIHRDIKPDNFLMGIGRHCNKCLDSSVAKRKRSLAVSSSQDPSFSGLNQLFLIDFGLAKKYRDNRTRQHIPYREDKNLTGTARYASINAHLGIEQSRRDDMESLGYVLMYFNRTSLPWQGLKAATKKQKYEKISEKKMSTPVEVLCKGFPAEFAMYLNYCRGLRFEEAPDYMYLRQLFRILFRTLNHQYDYTFDWTMLKQKAAQQGATTGGQGQQAQTPTGF, translated from the exons ATGGCGAGCAGCAGTGGCTCCAAGGCCGAATTCATAGTCGGTGGAAAATACAAGCTTGTCAGAAAAATTGGATCGGGATCCTTTGGTGACATATATCTGGCCATCAACATCACGAATGGAGAG GAGGTAGCTGTAAAATTGGAATCACAGAAAGCCAGACATCCACAGCTGTTATACGAAAGCAAGCTGTATAAAATCCTACAAGGTGGTGTCGGGATTCCACACATCAG ATGGTATGGCCAAGAGAAGGACTACAATGTCCTAGTCATGGACCTGCTTGGGCCCAGTCTGGAGGACCTCTTCAACTTCTGTTCTCGCCGCTTCACCATGAAGACGGTCCTTATGCTGGCAGACCAG atgATCAGCAGAATTGAGTATGTACACACAAAGAACTTCATCCACAGAGATATCAAACCAGACAACTTTCTCATGGGCATCGGCCGTCACTGTAACAAG TGTTTAGACTCGTCAGTCGCGAAGAGGAAAAGAAGCTTGGCTGTTAGCTCTTCTCAGGACCCATCTTTCTCAGGATTAAACCAG TTGTTCCTTATTGACTTTGGTTTGGCGAAGAAGTATCGAGACAACCGAACACGACAGCACATCCCTTACAGAGAAGACAAGAACCTGACTGGCACAGCCCGCTATGCCTCCATCAACGCACACCTGGGCATTGAACAGAG TCGCCGTGATGACATGGAGTCGCTAGGCTACGTGTTGATGTACTTCAACAGAACCAGTTTGCCATGGCAGGGACTAAAG GCTGCCACAAAGAAGCAGAAGTATGAGAAGATCTCGGAGAAAAAGATGTCCACCCCCGTTGAGGTCCTCTGTAAG GGTTTCCCAGCAGAGTTTGCTATGTATCTGAACTACTGCCGTGGCTTACGCTTTGAGGAGGCTCCAGACTACATGTACCTGCGCCAGCTTTTCCGCATCCTTTTCAG gaCCCTGAACCACCAGTATGACTACACATTTGACTGGACCATGCTGAAACAGAAAGCAGCCCAGCAGGGGGCCACCACCGGGGGCCAGGGCCAGCAGGCACAAACCCCCACAG
- the csnk1a1 gene encoding casein kinase I isoform X2: MASSSGSKAEFIVGGKYKLVRKIGSGSFGDIYLAINITNGEEVAVKLESQKARHPQLLYESKLYKILQGGVGIPHIRWYGQEKDYNVLVMDLLGPSLEDLFNFCSRRFTMKTVLMLADQMISRIEYVHTKNFIHRDIKPDNFLMGIGRHCNKCLDSSVAKRKRSLAVSSSQDPSFSGLNQLFLIDFGLAKKYRDNRTRQHIPYREDKNLTGTARYASINAHLGIEQSRRDDMESLGYVLMYFNRTSLPWQGLKAATKKQKYEKISEKKMSTPVEVLCKGFPAEFAMYLNYCRGLRFEEAPDYMYLRQLFRILFRTLNHQYDYTFDWTMLKQKAAQQGATTGGQGQQAQTPTVEQSVMAVAKNNCFEDLKST, translated from the exons ATGGCGAGCAGCAGTGGCTCCAAGGCCGAATTCATAGTCGGTGGAAAATACAAGCTTGTCAGAAAAATTGGATCGGGATCCTTTGGTGACATATATCTGGCCATCAACATCACGAATGGAGAG GAGGTAGCTGTAAAATTGGAATCACAGAAAGCCAGACATCCACAGCTGTTATACGAAAGCAAGCTGTATAAAATCCTACAAGGTGGTGTCGGGATTCCACACATCAG ATGGTATGGCCAAGAGAAGGACTACAATGTCCTAGTCATGGACCTGCTTGGGCCCAGTCTGGAGGACCTCTTCAACTTCTGTTCTCGCCGCTTCACCATGAAGACGGTCCTTATGCTGGCAGACCAG atgATCAGCAGAATTGAGTATGTACACACAAAGAACTTCATCCACAGAGATATCAAACCAGACAACTTTCTCATGGGCATCGGCCGTCACTGTAACAAG TGTTTAGACTCGTCAGTCGCGAAGAGGAAAAGAAGCTTGGCTGTTAGCTCTTCTCAGGACCCATCTTTCTCAGGATTAAACCAG TTGTTCCTTATTGACTTTGGTTTGGCGAAGAAGTATCGAGACAACCGAACACGACAGCACATCCCTTACAGAGAAGACAAGAACCTGACTGGCACAGCCCGCTATGCCTCCATCAACGCACACCTGGGCATTGAACAGAG TCGCCGTGATGACATGGAGTCGCTAGGCTACGTGTTGATGTACTTCAACAGAACCAGTTTGCCATGGCAGGGACTAAAG GCTGCCACAAAGAAGCAGAAGTATGAGAAGATCTCGGAGAAAAAGATGTCCACCCCCGTTGAGGTCCTCTGTAAG GGTTTCCCAGCAGAGTTTGCTATGTATCTGAACTACTGCCGTGGCTTACGCTTTGAGGAGGCTCCAGACTACATGTACCTGCGCCAGCTTTTCCGCATCCTTTTCAG gaCCCTGAACCACCAGTATGACTACACATTTGACTGGACCATGCTGAAACAGAAAGCAGCCCAGCAGGGGGCCACCACCGGGGGCCAGGGCCAGCAGGCACAAACCCCCACAG
- the LOC119210682 gene encoding trypsin inhibitor ClTI-1-like, translated as MKLTALFCSVLLLLVSVLSHRTVAEMNDAPEQGANDGFTQADCEKYYVQAGCTKEYDPVCGNDGTTYSTECVLCQYNREQKKNVIVSLRGECPSP; from the exons ATGAAGCTGACCGcactgttctgttctgttttgcTGCTCTTGGTCTCTG tcctgTCCCACAGGACTGTGGCAGAGATGAATGATGCACCTGAACAAGGAGCCAATGATGGATTCACACAG GCTGACTGTGAGAAGTATTACGTCCAAGCCGGCTGCACTAAGGAGTATGATCCAGTATGTGGCAATGATGGAACGACCTACAGCACCGAATGTGTTCTCTGCCAGTACAACAG agaacagaagaaaaatgtgATAGTCTCACTCAGAGGGGAGTGCCCATCTCCGTGA